Within Streptomyces roseirectus, the genomic segment GTCGGCGGTGACGGACGTCCTCGACGAGGACGCGGCCCGCCTCGACCCGGACACGGCCACCGCCGTGCGGCTGATCAGCGAGGAGACGGGCCGGCTCGCCTCGCTCGTCGACGACCTGATGGAGATCTCCCGCTTCGACGCGGGCGCGGCGGCCGTGCACCGGGACGTGATCGACCTCGCCGAGTCGATCCGCCGCACGCTCGCCGCGCGGGGCTGGACGGACGCCGTCGAGGCCCAACTGCCGTACCCGGTGCGGGCGGACGTCGATCCGCGCCGGGTGGACGTCGTCGTCGCGAACCTCGTCGGCAACGCGCTGCGGCACGGGGAGCGGCCGGTGAGCGTGCGGCTCGCGTCGGACGGGCGGGAGGCGGTGATCGAGGTGCGCGACAGCGGGCCGGGGATCGCCGGGGACGTCCTGCCGTACGTGTTCGACCGGTTCTTCAAGTCGGACTCCGCGCGCACCCGTTCGGAGGGCAGCGGGCTCGGGCTCGCGATCACCGCCGAGAACGTCCGCGCACACGGCGGATCGGTCCACGCGGCGAACCATCCGGCCGGCGGCGCCGTCTTCACGGTCGCCCTGCCACTCACGCACGAGTCCCCGCCGCCCGAACCGGAGCAGCCGTGATCGCCGCCCGCCGAGCCCTCCCCGCGCTCGCGCTCCTCGCGCTGCCCTCCTGCGGCATCCCCACGACCGGCATTCCCGCGACCGACGTCGTCGAGGCGGGTCCACCGGCGACGGGGATCGCGCCGGTGGCGGCCGTGTACTTCGTGCGCGGCGGCGCGCTGACACCGGTGCTGCGGCTGACCGAGGCCCCCGGTGACCCCGAGGCGGCGCTGGCGCTGCTGCTGGGCGGACCGCCGGCCGAGGACCACGTCACGTCCGAGCTGCCGGCCGTGGGACTCGGCCCGCAGGACCAGCCGGCACCGGCGGAACCGGCGGCACCGGCGGTGTCGGTCGACGGCAACGCGATCACCGTCCGGTTGCCTGCGGAAATCCGCAACGTGAACGCGCTTGCCGTCGCCCAGGTCGTGTGCACGGTCGCGGCGGCCCGCCGGATGACGTCACGGGACAGCTCGCCGGTGACGGTGGATCTCAGTGCGGGCGGCGTCCGGCTGGCCAGGGAGTCGGACGCGCGCTGCCCGCAACCCGGCAATGCCTGAGCCCTCGAACGCCGTTGGCGGAGCGTTCACCGTGAACGTTCCCATCTCGGTAGCGGCCGCAAAACGTTTCGGAGGGTGTCTCGGTATATCCGTACTGTGCGCGGTCGTGACGGTGTGACAACGTCATCTCGCCGTTACCAGCGGAGGGACGATCCATGTTGAGCACGTCCGATGACAAGAAACCGCGACCGGGGGCCAGTTCGCTCGCCGGTGCCGCCGAGATCCGTGCGCGGGTCGAGGTGCCGGTCCGCAGCAGCGACGGTTCCTGGCGCACCGCCGAGATGATCAGCTTCACGGGGCTCGCCGACGGCCGGGAGCACATCGCCGTCGTGTTCCCGTCCGCGAGTCCCGTCCCCCTCGTCCGTGTGCATTCGGAATGCCTCACGGGCGACGTGTTCGGTTCCGCCCGGTGCGACTGCGGGCCGCAGCTCGCCGAGGGCGTCGACCAGTTCGCCGAGAAGGGAGGGATCCTGCTGTATCTGCGTCAGGAGGGACGCGGCATCGGGCTCTACAACAAGCTCGACGCCTACCGGCTCCAGGACCAGGGCCTGGACACGTTCGCCGCGAACCGGGAGCTGAACTTCTCGGACGACATGCGTGACTACGGGGTCGCGGCCCAGATGCTGGCCGCGCTGGACGTGTCACGGATCCGGCTGCGCACCAACAACCCCGACAAGGTGAAGCAGTTGGAGGAGTACGGCATCGCCGTGGAGGAGGTGATCCCGACAGGGATCCACCTCAACGAGCGCAACGAGCACTATCTGCGCGTCAAGGCCGAGTGGGGCGGGCACACCATCAAGTTTGCGGGAGAGTCCATATGATCCAGCACCGCGGACCCATCAGCGGCATCGCCGCCTGGCGGGACGAGTACGTCGCCACGGCCGGCTACGACAACCAGGTCATCTGCTGGGACCAGCGCACCGGCCGCGCGGTGTCGCGCTCGTTCCACGACCACCTGGCCAACCAGTGCCAGTTCTCGCCGGACGGCAAGCACCTGCTGACCTCGTCCAGCGACTACACCGCCCGGCTGTGGACGGTTCCCGAACTGCGGCTCGTGGCGGTCCTCGGGGACCAGCGGGACGACGTGGAGATGTCGGTCTTCCACCCCACGAAGGAGCTGATCGCGACCGCGTCGCGCGATCACCGGGTGCGGGTGTACGACTTCACGGGCCGGCTGCTGCACCGCTTCGAGGGGCACACGGCCGACGTCATCTCGGTCGAATGGGCGCGCGGCGCCGACGAGTTGATCTCCTCCAGCGACGACGGCACCATCAAGCGCTGGTCGCTGGTGACCGGCGGGATGACCGACGACCTGGACATGGACGGCATCGAGACCGACACCATCGCCATCTCGTCGTCGGGCACGATCTTCGCCGGCAACGACGAGGGACAGATCATCGTCGTCGAGGGGGCGGAGACCGTCACGGTGCCCGCGCACGACGCCGGGATCAAGCGGCTCGTCCTCGATGACACGCGTCACCTGCTGGTGAGCCTGTCGTACGACCGGACGATGCGGCTGTGGGACGTGTCGTCGGGCTCGCCGGAGTCCCTGGACACGGCGGATCTGCCGCCGGACGTGTGGCCGCGCTCCTGCGCCTTCGCGGGCGGCACGCGCCTGGTGTTCGCGACGTTCGGCGCGACCTACCGGGGCTACGACTACCAGACGCGCGCCTGGGACACGGCGACCGTGCCGGCCACCGGCGGGGTCAACGCGGTGCTGCCCGAGCGCGGCGGTTCGACGCTGACGGTCGGCGACGCGGGTGTGGTGCGCCGGGACGGCGAACCGGTCGCGGAGACCGGCAGCCTGTGCAACTTCCTCACCCCGCTCGGCCCGCTGGTCCTCTCCGGCGGCCAGCTCGGCAAGGTCTTCGACGCGCTGACCGGCCGTGAGCTGTACCAGCACCGCTCCCCGCTGAACTGCGGCGTCGCCTTCGAACGCGACGGCGAGCAGTACGCGGTGATCGGCGCCTACACCGGCGAGGGGCTGCTGCTGCGGCTGACCGGGGACACCGTCGAGCACGTGCGGGACCTGGAGCTGAACGTCAACGCGGTCAAGGACGTCGCGGTCTCCGGCGACTTCCTGTTCTCCGTCGCCGCCGACGCCTCCGCGACCTGGTACCGGATCTCCACGCTGGAGAAGGTCGCCACGGTCGAGGACGCCCACGACAAGATCGCCAACGGCTGCACGGGGCTCGTCGACGGCTGGTTCGCGAGCATCAGCCGTGACCTGAAGCTGCGGATCTGGCACCCGGACCGCACCGCCGAGGTCGTGGACACCCCGCACACGCACTCCATCAAGTGCGTCGCCGCCGACACCGACGGCCGGCTGATCGCGGCCGGCGCCTACGACGGCCACGTCGCCGTCTACGACCGGGTCGACGGCCGCTGGACCGTCGTCGACCGGCCCACCACCTCGGGCATCTCCTCCCTCGCCTACGACGCGCGCCGCAAGCTGTTCGTCGCGGGCTCCTACGACGGGCAGGTCTACCCGGTCGCCGGCTGACCCACCCGCCCGCGGGAGCGGGGGCCGTGCCGCTGTCCGGCCGCCGCGCCTCGTCCTCGTCCTTCTCCGACAGGTCCTTCGCGCCGCTTCCCGTACCGACGCGCCGGAGCCGTATGCCCGCTCCGCCGCCCTCGTGTGCCCGGCCCCCCTCCCGCGCCCCCGGCCACCCGTGCCCTCCTCACCCGTACACGACAGGACGTCATCACCCATGCCCAGCCACCGGATAGCCGCCCGCTACACCCTCACCCCCGCGTCCGGACCGTCGCTCGACGAGTCGGCGTACGCGGATCTGCTGCGCACCGACTTCCAGGACCACTACGCGGGCGGCCGTGACGTGTGGACCGCCGAGACGGCCATGCGCGAGGCCCCCCGTCTGCTGCTCGCCGCCCTCGGCACCCGCGCCGACGCGCCGCACGTCCTCGACATCGGCACCGGCCGTGGTCTGGACGCCGCGATCCTCGCCGAGGCGGGCTGCCGGGTCACCGGCATCGACCTCGTCGAGTCCCCGGAGTGGGCCGCGCTCACCGCCCGCACCGACGGCCGCGCCCGCTTCGACGCCTGCTCGCTGGCCGACCTCGCCGGCACGGCGGTCTACGACGGCGTCCTCGACAACGGCTGCCTGCACCACCAGCACCCCGACGGCTACCCCCGCTACCTGGAGCGGGTGCGTGAACTCCTGCGCCCCGGCGGCCTGTTCACGGTCTCGGTGTTCGAGTCGGCGGACGGCCCCGGCAAGCTGTACGCGAACGACGCGCAGCGCCTGTACCGCGAGTTCACCGAGGAGGAGCTGACCGGTCTGGTCACCGCGTACGGCTTCGCCCTCGCCGACGTCGCCTCGGTGCCCCGGGGCACCGGTGACCTGCGCTACCTGGTCGGCACCTACCGCGCGACCGCCGAGAGCCGATGAGCGGCGCCCGGTGGACGCCCGTCGCCGGAGCGCTGCTGAGCGTGGCCCTGCTGGGCGCCGCCCCCTCGGCCGTGGCCCAGCCGCGCGCCGGGGAGTGGGCCGGCACCTGGGGCACCGCGCCCGCGCCCGCCGCGCCGGACGGGATCTCCCGCGAGGGGTTCACCAACCGGACGGTGCGGATGGTCGCGCACACCTCGATCGGTGGTGACGAGGTCCGGCTGCGGCTGTCCAACGCGTACGGCACGGGCCCGCTGGCGCTCGGCCGGGTCACGGTCGGGCTGGCCGTCTCTCCGGGTTCGGCGGTGGCGGTGCCCGGCAGCCTGCGCGCGGTGACGTTCGGCGGCGCGCCGGCCACGACTCTCGCGGCGGGCGCGCAGACGGTCAGCGATCCGCTGCCGTACCCGGTGCCGGCGGGCGCCGATCTGCTGGTGAGCGTGCACCTGCCGGGGCCGACGGGTCCCGCGACCTGGCACTGGCTGGCCCAGCAGACCGCCCACGTATCGGAGCCCGGCGACCACACCGGCGAGCAGGCGGCGACGGCGTTCACGCGCCAGGAGACGTCCTGGTTCTTCCTGACCGGCGTGGACGTGCGCGGCACGGGTGCGCGCGGCACGGTCGTCGCGCTCGGCGACTCGCAGACCGACGGCTCCGGCTCGACCCTGAACGGCAACGGCCGCTGGACGGACGCGTTCGCCCGGAAGGTCGCCCCCTCGGGGGTCGGTGTCCTCAACAAGGGCATCGGCGGCAACCGGGTGCTGCGCGACGGCAGCGAGACGGAGCGTCCGCAGCGCGGGACCAGCGCGCTCGGCCGGCTCGACCGGGACGTCCTGGACCAGTCCGGGGTGTGCGCGGCCGTCCTGTACGAGGGCATCAACGACCTCCAGCTCGCGCCTTACGCGAGCGCCGGTGAGGTTCTTGACGGGCTGCGCACCCTCGCCGGACGGGTGCGCGCACGCGGGATCCCCGTGGTCGTGGGGACCCTCACGCCGTTCAAGGACTCCCCGTTCTGGACCGAGAAGGCCGAGGCGCAGCGTGTGGCGCTCAACGCGGCGCTGCGCACGTCCGACGCGTTCGACCACGTCGCCGACTTCGACGCGGCCGTGCGTGACCCCGCCGATCCCGAGCGGGTGCGCGCGGGCTTCGACTCCGGCGACCACATCCACCTCAACGACGCCGGCTACCGCGCGGTCGCCGACGCCGTACCCACCGCCGCGCTCGCCGCGTGCGCCCCGCAGAGGAGGAGCCGATGACCGACGCCCCGGTGCTGGCCAACCCCAACACCCTCTCCGACCGGGCAGCGATGGGGCTGCCCGACTCCTTCCGGTCCCGGTCGGGACCGTGGCCGGTGCGTGACCACCGCGACCTGCTGTCCGTGCCCGCCGAGA encodes:
- a CDS encoding GerMN domain-containing protein, with amino-acid sequence MIAARRALPALALLALPSCGIPTTGIPATDVVEAGPPATGIAPVAAVYFVRGGALTPVLRLTEAPGDPEAALALLLGGPPAEDHVTSELPAVGLGPQDQPAPAEPAAPAVSVDGNAITVRLPAEIRNVNALAVAQVVCTVAAARRMTSRDSSPVTVDLSAGGVRLARESDARCPQPGNA
- a CDS encoding GTP cyclohydrolase II, coding for MLSTSDDKKPRPGASSLAGAAEIRARVEVPVRSSDGSWRTAEMISFTGLADGREHIAVVFPSASPVPLVRVHSECLTGDVFGSARCDCGPQLAEGVDQFAEKGGILLYLRQEGRGIGLYNKLDAYRLQDQGLDTFAANRELNFSDDMRDYGVAAQMLAALDVSRIRLRTNNPDKVKQLEEYGIAVEEVIPTGIHLNERNEHYLRVKAEWGGHTIKFAGESI
- a CDS encoding WD40 repeat domain-containing protein translates to MIQHRGPISGIAAWRDEYVATAGYDNQVICWDQRTGRAVSRSFHDHLANQCQFSPDGKHLLTSSSDYTARLWTVPELRLVAVLGDQRDDVEMSVFHPTKELIATASRDHRVRVYDFTGRLLHRFEGHTADVISVEWARGADELISSSDDGTIKRWSLVTGGMTDDLDMDGIETDTIAISSSGTIFAGNDEGQIIVVEGAETVTVPAHDAGIKRLVLDDTRHLLVSLSYDRTMRLWDVSSGSPESLDTADLPPDVWPRSCAFAGGTRLVFATFGATYRGYDYQTRAWDTATVPATGGVNAVLPERGGSTLTVGDAGVVRRDGEPVAETGSLCNFLTPLGPLVLSGGQLGKVFDALTGRELYQHRSPLNCGVAFERDGEQYAVIGAYTGEGLLLRLTGDTVEHVRDLELNVNAVKDVAVSGDFLFSVAADASATWYRISTLEKVATVEDAHDKIANGCTGLVDGWFASISRDLKLRIWHPDRTAEVVDTPHTHSIKCVAADTDGRLIAAGAYDGHVAVYDRVDGRWTVVDRPTTSGISSLAYDARRKLFVAGSYDGQVYPVAG
- a CDS encoding SAM-dependent methyltransferase, giving the protein MPSHRIAARYTLTPASGPSLDESAYADLLRTDFQDHYAGGRDVWTAETAMREAPRLLLAALGTRADAPHVLDIGTGRGLDAAILAEAGCRVTGIDLVESPEWAALTARTDGRARFDACSLADLAGTAVYDGVLDNGCLHHQHPDGYPRYLERVRELLRPGGLFTVSVFESADGPGKLYANDAQRLYREFTEEELTGLVTAYGFALADVASVPRGTGDLRYLVGTYRATAESR
- a CDS encoding SGNH/GDSL hydrolase family protein encodes the protein MSGARWTPVAGALLSVALLGAAPSAVAQPRAGEWAGTWGTAPAPAAPDGISREGFTNRTVRMVAHTSIGGDEVRLRLSNAYGTGPLALGRVTVGLAVSPGSAVAVPGSLRAVTFGGAPATTLAAGAQTVSDPLPYPVPAGADLLVSVHLPGPTGPATWHWLAQQTAHVSEPGDHTGEQAATAFTRQETSWFFLTGVDVRGTGARGTVVALGDSQTDGSGSTLNGNGRWTDAFARKVAPSGVGVLNKGIGGNRVLRDGSETERPQRGTSALGRLDRDVLDQSGVCAAVLYEGINDLQLAPYASAGEVLDGLRTLAGRVRARGIPVVVGTLTPFKDSPFWTEKAEAQRVALNAALRTSDAFDHVADFDAAVRDPADPERVRAGFDSGDHIHLNDAGYRAVADAVPTAALAACAPQRRSR